Proteins from one Emys orbicularis isolate rEmyOrb1 chromosome 2, rEmyOrb1.hap1, whole genome shotgun sequence genomic window:
- the GOLGA7 gene encoding golgin subfamily A member 7 has protein sequence MRPQQAPVSGKVFVQRDYSSGTRCQFQTKFPLELENRIDRQQFEETVQTLNNLYAEAEKLGGQSYLEGCLACLTAYTIFLCMETHYEKVLKKIAKFIQEQNEKIYAPQGLLLTDPIERGLRVIEITIYEDRGLSSGR, from the exons ATGCGGCCGCAGCAGGCACCTGTTTCTGGTAAAGTCTTTGTCCAGCGAGACTACAGTAGTGGCACCAGGTGCCAGTTCCAGACCAAGTTCCCCCTGGAGCTGGAGAACAGG ATTGATAGGCAGCAGTTTGAAGAGACGGTTCAAACTCTAAATAACCTTTATGCAGAAGCTGAGAAGCTTGGGGGCCAATCTTATCTTGAAGGATGTCTGGCCTGTCTGACTGCCTATACTATCTTTTTGTGTATGGAGACACATTATGAAAAG GTTCTTAAGAAAATTGCCAAATTCATTCAGGAACAGAATGAGAAGATCTACGCACCCCAGGGCCTCCTCCTGACGGACCCCATCGAGAGAGGACTAAGAGTT ATTGAAATTACCATTTACGAAGACAGAGGACTGAGCAGTGGAAGATAA